A segment of the Symmachiella macrocystis genome:
AAAATCCCGAACCTTGACGCGTAACGTGATACCGTTGGTTTGATTATGCTCGTAACCGGTCGAACCCGGTACAGCCGATACCAACACACTGGACGCGTCGCGCACATACTCCACGCGCTCGCCCGAACTTCGGTTGATCGCTTTGGCAAGTATGCGCGCGGCACGTTCCAGCGTAGACAACAGATCACCCCCCACCCTCTAAAAGAGAAACCGCCTACGCCGCGGCTACAATCGCATCAGTGATGCCCACGGACTCCGAAGAAAACAACGGGATGCCCTCAACCTCCGTTGGGATTGGTGCAGGCGCCCCAGTCGCATTCGTTGCAGTCCGACTGTCCCGCAGTTGGAACACGGACTGCCGCGAAGTAACCAGCAAATTCGGCTGACGGTCTGAGGGAAACTTGCTCAGCAATTCATAGATCAATTCGTCAGTCAATCCCTTGTCGGCTTGCGCCGTCAGGTTGACGATACGGCCCACGCTGTACGCGCTGCCAATTTGCAAACCAGCCCACCCCGAAATGGGAGTGTAATAGGCCGGATAGGTTCCCGTACTGCCGGCAACTTCGACAACTTCGGTATCGGCAATTCGAATATTGCCATCCTCACCCATGACGGCGCAGACATCCGACTCATCCGCAGTCGATCGAATCGCCCACAGGCTTGACCCTTTGTTCGCGGTAGTGCCCGTTGCATCCACGACCATTGCCGAATCTTTGTGAAGCATCGTTGCCGCATTGGCGAAGCCAACAAAACCGCCGGAGTCTCCGCCGACCGTACCGTTGAGCAACTGTTTCTCATACGCGAAGAACGCCGCCCGGAGATGGCGCAACGCCTCACGGTTAAGAAACGCCTCAGCGCCCTTTTGGTAAATGTCAGCCAGCGACTTATCAACCTTAAACGTAGCGTCAAGGATCTCAAGAGTTGCCGTCACAAGCGTATCTTCGGAAACGTCATGCTCCCGACCGTCATTGACCGAACGGAAACCAACAACCGGCGCCCCGGTTTCCTTAACGTACTTGTGGACCGTCCCATTGGAAGCCAACACCGAATGCAACCGCGCCAACAGCGGCGCCCGGTTGAGCAAATCCGAAACGTTAATATCGGCTAGATTCTGATCGTTAATAACGATCATCTCCGCCAATGTCATCAAATCATCAGCCATCGCTTATCACCCCTGCGCGTTGTTTTGAAATTCAACATGCAGGGAAACCGCCCGCCCCCATTCGCCCGCCGCCGTCCGCCCGCCCTATTTCCGCAGCCGCACCAAGCCCGGTTTTTCCGTTTCGTCGCCGGCCGCATCCGATGCCGGGGCCGCAAACTCCGCCGGAGTCGACTCGCCACGATCCAAAGCCGCCAAGCGTTTCGTCAGCTTTTCATTTTCAGCCCGCATCTCTCCGAAATACTTCGCCTGCGCTGCATCAAAACTAAGGCCCTGAGCGAACCACACGCCGCCACGATCGCCGAACGCTTCCAGGAATCGCCCGCCCTCCGTCGACAGTTCACCGGCCGCGGCCGGCACAACAGCCGGAGCAACTTCGCCCGTAACATCACCCACGTCACCGCCGGCAAATTCGCCCGTAACCTCCTTAACGTCGCCGCCAGACGAAGCATCCGTCTCCGGCTCCGTTACCGTTTCATCCTCAACCGCGCCCGCCGTCTCATTCTCTTTTGCCACAATCGGCCCCCCATCATTTTCGAGATATTCAATCAACACGTCCGCGCCACCGTCGGCGAACTCCGCCGCCGTATTTTGATCGGCTCCATACGGACAAATTGCCACGCCACGCAAAGGCCATTCACGGATTACCGCACCCGGCCCCACAAACTCCCGCCCATTGACTTGCACCGACTCACCCGGCCCTATTTCCTCAACTTTGATGCCCGACCCGTTGAAATTGATAGACGACTCATAAGGAACGCCGGCCGCCGACTTGAAGACGATTTCCGTTGCCTTGTCGCGGTCCAGGTACGGCACAATCTCGCCGGAGCAATACAGGCCCTCCGGCCGCACTTCAAACCGATCGAGAAACCCCAGCACCTCATCGGAATAGTGGCACCAGTCCAACAGCAGTTGAGGCTTGCTCAATTTCATGCCGGCGAAATCATGCACCACCCGGCCCCAGTAGTAATGGTCGACAGGCTCAGAGGTGCGCGCCAGCAACTCAACCGGAGTTGTCTTGCCGCCGTCAACTTGCTCGCCGATGACCAAATCACAAGGACCGCCAAATCGCATTGCAGCGGCCGGCACAACGTTGTTTTTATTCTTCGTCATCGTCTTTGCTCCCCAGATCCACAGCGACCGACACCGGCGCCAGCCCCACGCCGGCCGTTTTTAGATACTTGTTTTCCGCGGCCAACTCATCGACCGTCGCGCGGAAGTCCCGGCCCCGCCGCCGCAATACCTCCGTCCGCGTTTTCAGCCCCGCATTGACCGCGGCAATGTCCGCGTTTGCTTCCTTGAGGGGATCAACCCACGGCAACCCGGCCGCCATCCACTCCCACCGCAGATCGCTTGCCAGCCACCCGGCCGGCAGTTCTAAAACACCGTCGGCAATCCACAGACGCACCCGCCAAGCCAACAGTCGGTCAAGAATCATCTGTAAATCGCCGCGCTTGATTGCCGCGCTCATCTCGTATTGGAGGAGCGCTTGCCGCGACCCGCTGTAATTGCTGTGCGACTCATCGAAAAACGAATAAGGCAAATCCAGGGATTTAATCGCGACCGCAATCATCACTTGCGTAAACGCAACAAACTCCGGAGCTGGGGTTTTATTCTCCAGAAACTCCGCCTTATCCCCCGGATCAAGATCGAGCATGACCGGCCCGCGGCCGAAATCGATTTCATAACCGCTGGACGTTTCCGCCTCCCCGTCTCCGTCCGCATCGGTCTCCGCCGTCGATGTCACCGGCGCCGGAGAATCCAACGCGTCGCGATACAACACCAGCCCGAACATCTGCGCTATTTTCGCTTTTGCCAGTGCGTAATCGAAACCCTCGTAAACGTCCCGATACGTATTGAGGGAGGCCGTTACAGGTGAGATGCCGCGAACCTGATCGAACCTATCGAAAAACCCATGCTGAACCATGCGCGAAGCCAATACGCGCCGATCAAATTCAAAACCGTTGCCGCCTTGCCCGCGACTATGCACATAAAACGCCCGCGACCGTCCGGCCTTGTCGACTTCCACGCCTTGGACGACGGATGACCCGTTGCGCTTGTGCTTGTCGCCCGGATCACGTACCCGATCACCTTCAATCGCTTGCAGTCGACCGTCTGACAATTGCATCGCAAAGACGTCACCGTCTACCGTCCGCCGCGCCTCCAATAGCCGCGTCCAACGTTGCAGCCCATGCCGGCCGCCGACTTCGAAATTGTCAGGACGCCCCCACCAGTCCACCAACTCCGCCAGCCGCGCGTCAACGGCATCGTTGCCCGTCCGCGGCTGAAAGCTGAACGTTGATACGTAGTCCAGATGACGACGCACCGCCCACGATGCAATGGTAAAATTGCGCTGCACTTCGCGCGATACGCTTTGGACTTTG
Coding sequences within it:
- a CDS encoding major capsid protein; its protein translation is MADDLMTLAEMIVINDQNLADINVSDLLNRAPLLARLHSVLASNGTVHKYVKETGAPVVGFRSVNDGREHDVSEDTLVTATLEILDATFKVDKSLADIYQKGAEAFLNREALRHLRAAFFAYEKQLLNGTVGGDSGGFVGFANAATMLHKDSAMVVDATGTTANKGSSLWAIRSTADESDVCAVMGEDGNIRIADTEVVEVAGSTGTYPAYYTPISGWAGLQIGSAYSVGRIVNLTAQADKGLTDELIYELLSKFPSDRQPNLLVTSRQSVFQLRDSRTATNATGAPAPIPTEVEGIPLFSSESVGITDAIVAAA
- a CDS encoding phage portal protein, producing the protein MLQRAGRFLFGYDAAADRGRRATPAGALRSEDAVLKAGDRRKVQSVSREVQRNFTIASWAVRRHLDYVSTFSFQPRTGNDAVDARLAELVDWWGRPDNFEVGGRHGLQRWTRLLEARRTVDGDVFAMQLSDGRLQAIEGDRVRDPGDKHKRNGSSVVQGVEVDKAGRSRAFYVHSRGQGGNGFEFDRRVLASRMVQHGFFDRFDQVRGISPVTASLNTYRDVYEGFDYALAKAKIAQMFGLVLYRDALDSPAPVTSTAETDADGDGEAETSSGYEIDFGRGPVMLDLDPGDKAEFLENKTPAPEFVAFTQVMIAVAIKSLDLPYSFFDESHSNYSGSRQALLQYEMSAAIKRGDLQMILDRLLAWRVRLWIADGVLELPAGWLASDLRWEWMAAGLPWVDPLKEANADIAAVNAGLKTRTEVLRRRGRDFRATVDELAAENKYLKTAGVGLAPVSVAVDLGSKDDDEE